A genomic segment from Desulfurispirillum indicum S5 encodes:
- a CDS encoding nucleotidyltransferase family protein, whose protein sequence is MQSTDKLLKTLQDFKQKHAQEYGLLEIGLFGSVARGELKESSDVDVVIRIERPDLFLLAGLKSELEEVLQCPVDIVTYRENMNPFLKRRIDKEALYA, encoded by the coding sequence TTGCAAAGCACGGATAAACTCCTGAAGACACTCCAGGACTTCAAGCAGAAGCATGCGCAGGAATACGGCCTGCTTGAAATTGGCCTCTTTGGCTCTGTCGCCCGTGGGGAATTGAAGGAGAGCAGCGATGTGGATGTGGTGATTCGTATCGAACGCCCGGATCTTTTCCTCTTGGCAGGGCTGAAGTCTGAACTTGAAGAAGTGCTCCAGTGCCCAGTGGATATCGTCACCTATCGCGAAAACATGAACCCTTTTCTCAAGCGAAGAATTGACAAAGAGGCTCTTTATGCGTGA
- a CDS encoding Rpn family recombination-promoting nuclease/putative transposase, whose protein sequence is MGGATAGVAQDLLQHEMPAHIAEVLDFSTLQRIETTYVDDDLRKTYSDRVFLANFRDSDKQAFIYMLFEHKSYPDDWCSLQLLKYMSAQWQKYLRENPQATKLPPIIPLVLYHGEDRWRRKEIIDLLDVSDPESMAPYTPVFDYVLWDVSQMDQRRQIYRPDTSAFLMILHHGRRKSLREILPTVMLLINNANHDKCTTLELLHQFLTYAISVNSDIDDQAIQRSLDEIPEHKEAVMSAVIEKWEARGEARGVHKGQAQILYTQIERRFGSVPPAVHERIAQATEEELSRYAINIFDAKTAFEVVDLSL, encoded by the coding sequence CTGGGGGGGGCAACTGCCGGTGTTGCCCAGGATTTGCTCCAGCATGAAATGCCAGCGCACATTGCTGAGGTTTTGGACTTTTCCACCCTGCAGCGTATTGAAACGACCTATGTCGATGATGACCTGAGAAAAACCTACAGTGACCGGGTATTCCTGGCCAACTTCAGGGATAGTGACAAGCAGGCGTTCATCTACATGCTGTTTGAACACAAGAGTTACCCTGATGACTGGTGTAGTCTGCAGCTTCTCAAGTACATGAGTGCCCAGTGGCAGAAGTACCTTCGGGAGAACCCACAGGCCACCAAGCTGCCGCCCATTATACCGCTGGTGCTGTACCATGGTGAGGACAGGTGGCGTCGCAAGGAGATTATTGACTTGCTTGATGTCAGCGATCCTGAGTCCATGGCACCCTACACACCGGTCTTTGACTACGTGCTGTGGGATGTGTCCCAGATGGATCAGCGGCGGCAGATATACCGGCCTGATACCAGTGCATTCTTGATGATTCTGCACCACGGTCGCCGGAAAAGTCTCAGGGAAATCCTGCCTACCGTTATGCTGCTGATTAACAACGCGAATCATGACAAGTGCACTACACTGGAACTTCTCCATCAGTTCCTGACCTACGCCATAAGCGTCAATAGCGACATCGACGATCAAGCAATACAACGCTCACTGGATGAAATACCTGAGCACAAGGAGGCTGTTATGAGCGCAGTCATTGAGAAATGGGAAGCAAGAGGGGAAGCAAGAGGGGTGCATAAGGGCCAGGCCCAAATCCTGTATACCCAGATTGAGCGCCGCTTTGGTTCTGTACCACCAGCGGTACATGAGCGCATTGCCCAGGCAACTGAGGAAGAGCTCTCCCGCTACGCCATCAACATTTTTGATGCCAAGACGGCTTTTGAAGTGGTGGACCTTTCTCTGTAG
- the galU gene encoding UTP--glucose-1-phosphate uridylyltransferase GalU, whose protein sequence is MKVRKAVLPVAGLGTRFLPATKAMPKEMLPLLDKPLIQYVVEEAVASGIEQIIFVTGRSKRPIEDHFDKDYRLETQLQESGKTELLKMVRDITDMVEIAYVRQKEALGLGHAVLTAKNLVGNEPFAVMLGDDIIRTPSTPGIGQLVEQFNRYQASVLAVEKVPMQQISSYGCVAASEIAPRTFKVSDMVEKPPVAEAPSDLAIIGRYILTPEIFPILEQTRAGRGGEIQLTDAIKALGHQQDIYAYLFEGKRYDCGDKLEYLKATVELALMHPEFGEPLGEFIRSLKL, encoded by the coding sequence ATGAAAGTACGCAAAGCCGTTTTACCCGTTGCGGGCCTTGGCACCCGCTTTCTGCCCGCCACCAAGGCCATGCCCAAGGAGATGCTGCCCCTGCTGGACAAGCCCTTGATTCAGTATGTGGTGGAAGAAGCCGTGGCCTCGGGAATCGAGCAGATCATCTTCGTCACCGGTCGCAGCAAGCGCCCCATTGAAGACCACTTCGACAAGGACTACCGCCTGGAAACCCAGCTGCAGGAGTCCGGCAAAACCGAACTCCTCAAGATGGTCAGGGATATCACTGACATGGTGGAAATAGCCTATGTACGCCAGAAAGAGGCCCTGGGCCTGGGGCACGCCGTCCTGACCGCCAAAAACCTCGTGGGCAACGAACCCTTTGCCGTCATGCTGGGCGACGACATCATCCGCACCCCCTCCACCCCCGGCATCGGCCAGCTGGTGGAGCAGTTTAACCGCTACCAGGCATCCGTGCTGGCAGTAGAAAAAGTCCCCATGCAGCAGATCTCCTCCTACGGCTGCGTAGCCGCCAGCGAAATCGCCCCACGCACCTTTAAAGTCAGCGACATGGTGGAAAAACCCCCCGTGGCCGAAGCCCCCAGCGACCTTGCCATTATCGGCCGCTACATCCTGACCCCGGAGATATTCCCCATACTGGAGCAGACCCGCGCCGGCCGGGGCGGCGAAATCCAGCTGACCGACGCCATCAAGGCACTTGGCCACCAGCAGGACATCTACGCCTACCTCTTTGAAGGCAAACGCTACGACTGCGGCGACAAGCTGGAATATCTGAAAGCCACCGTGGAACTGGCCCTGATGCACCCGGAATTCGGCGAGCCACTGGGAGAATTTATTCGGAGCCTGAAGCTGTAG
- a CDS encoding M48 family metallopeptidase — protein MRSEHLTISRHRGARCIRARVSPEGIRVTAPVRTPAAAIDLFVQTHWDHLQQTFEELSRHMRHITWEPGSQVPYLGQWYELERSCGACLRGSVGIRAEKLVVIPALGGNRSLGEQVAAWYRQQAKSHIFGRCSHYAREMGVSYEAIRVKDQSTRWGSCSSRGNLNFNWKLVTMPPFVLDYVVVHELAHRRHLNHGAEFWTLVQRHSSRVEEARAYLKSYNLVFA, from the coding sequence ATGCGTTCCGAGCACCTGACCATCTCGCGCCACCGTGGCGCACGTTGTATCAGGGCTCGCGTTTCCCCCGAGGGCATTCGCGTTACCGCGCCTGTGCGGACGCCAGCCGCCGCCATTGATCTCTTCGTGCAGACCCACTGGGACCACCTGCAGCAAACCTTCGAAGAACTCAGCCGCCATATGCGTCACATCACCTGGGAGCCCGGCTCCCAGGTGCCCTATCTTGGGCAGTGGTACGAGCTGGAACGCTCTTGCGGCGCCTGCCTGCGTGGCAGCGTGGGGATTCGCGCGGAGAAACTGGTGGTGATTCCCGCCCTCGGTGGGAACCGGAGCCTGGGAGAGCAGGTGGCCGCCTGGTATCGTCAGCAGGCCAAAAGCCATATATTCGGGCGCTGCAGCCACTACGCCCGTGAAATGGGCGTGAGCTATGAAGCCATCCGGGTCAAGGACCAGTCCACCCGCTGGGGCAGCTGCTCCTCACGGGGCAACCTGAACTTCAACTGGAAGCTGGTCACCATGCCGCCTTTTGTGCTGGATTACGTGGTCGTCCACGAACTGGCCCACCGCAGACACCTCAACCACGGCGCCGAATTCTGGACCCTGGTTCAGCGTCACAGCTCCCGGGTGGAAGAAGCCCGGGCCTATCTGAAGTCCTATAATCTGGTGTTCGCGTAG
- a CDS encoding Rpn family recombination-promoting nuclease/putative transposase, with protein MSNDKVNNPHDTFVQAVLEHANVAQDLLQHEMPAHIAEALDFSTLQRIETTYVDDDLRKTYSDRVFLANFRDSDKQAFIYMLFEHKSYPDDWCSLQLLKYMSAQWQKYLRENPQATKLPPIIPLVLYHGEDRWRRKEIIDLLDVSDPESMAPYTPVFDYVLWDVSQMDQRRQIYRSDTSAFLMILHHGRRKSLREILPTVMLLINNANHDKCTTLELLHQFLTYAVSVNSDIDDQAIQRSLDEIPEHKEAVMSAVIEKWEARGEARGEARGVHKGQAQILYTQIERRFGSVPPAVHKRIAQATEEELSRYAINIFDAKTAFEVVELSL; from the coding sequence ATGAGTAACGACAAAGTGAACAATCCTCACGATACATTTGTACAGGCTGTTCTGGAGCACGCGAATGTTGCCCAGGATTTGCTCCAGCATGAAATGCCAGCGCACATTGCTGAGGCTTTGGACTTTTCCACCCTGCAGCGCATTGAAACGACCTATGTCGATGATGACCTGAGAAAAACCTACAGTGACCGGGTATTCCTGGCCAACTTCAGGGATAGTGACAAGCAGGCATTCATCTACATGCTGTTTGAACACAAGAGTTACCCTGATGACTGGTGTAGTCTGCAGCTTCTCAAGTATATGAGTGCCCAGTGGCAGAAGTACCTTCGGGAGAACCCTCAGGCCACCAAGCTGCCGCCCATTATACCGCTGGTGCTGTACCATGGTGAGGACAGGTGGCGTCGCAAGGAGATTATTGACTTGCTTGATGTCAGCGATCCTGAGTCCATGGCACCCTACACACCGGTTTTTGACTACGTGCTGTGGGATGTGTCCCAGATGGATCAGCGGCGGCAGATATACCGGTCTGATACCAGTGCATTCTTGATGATCCTGCACCACGGTCGCCGGAAAAGTCTCAGGGAAATCCTGCCTACCGTTATGCTGCTGATTAACAACGCGAATCATGACAAGTGCACTACACTGGAACTTCTCCATCAGTTCCTGACCTACGCCGTAAGCGTCAATAGCGACATCGACGATCAAGCAATACAACGCTCGCTGGATGAAATACCTGAGCACAAGGAGGCTGTTATGAGCGCAGTCATTGAGAAATGGGAAGCAAGAGGGGAAGCAAGAGGGGAAGCAAGAGGGGTGCATAAGGGCCAGGCCCAAATCCTGTATACCCAGATTGAGCGCCGCTTTGGTTCTGTACCACCAGCGGTACATAAGCGCATTGCCCAGGCAACTGAGGAAGAGCTCTCCCGCTACGCCATTAACATTTTTGATGCCAAGACGGCTTTTGAAGTGGTGGAACTCTCTCTGTAG
- a CDS encoding HepT-like ribonuclease domain-containing protein, whose amino-acid sequence MRDRELVAEVLRQIEEAASKICLRFEPVHSISDFTDSPAGIDKLDAICMMLIVIGESLKNLDKITDGELLKQYPEVDWKRAKGMRDIIVHHYVDINADAIYFTCRDKIPILLEIIRKMKTDL is encoded by the coding sequence ATGCGTGACCGGGAGCTGGTAGCGGAGGTATTACGCCAAATCGAAGAGGCGGCCAGCAAGATTTGCCTTCGGTTTGAGCCTGTTCACAGTATTTCCGATTTCACTGATAGCCCAGCAGGTATCGATAAACTTGATGCAATTTGCATGATGCTGATAGTCATCGGTGAGTCGCTGAAAAATCTCGATAAAATCACGGATGGTGAACTGCTGAAGCAATACCCTGAAGTAGACTGGAAAAGGGCAAAAGGCATGCGGGATATCATCGTCCATCACTATGTGGATATTAACGCTGATGCGATTTACTTTACCTGCAGGGACAAAATACCAATTCTGCTTGAGATAATCAGAAAAATGAAGACAGACTTATAG
- the nadA gene encoding quinolinate synthase NadA — protein MSIQEKQQRVRELLKERNAVLLAHYYQRDEVQAIADFAGDSLGLSIEATRTDAPVIVFAGVHFMAESVYILSPEKTVILPAIQAGCPMADMITKEKLLALRDEYPGYTVVCYVNSSAEVKAYSDICCTSGNMLKVIESIENDKILMIPDKNLAKFAARHFPEKDIKWYSGYCPTHDRVNAADVEEVKALYPDAEVIAHPECAPEVLALADHICSTSGMSPYARQSSAREFIIATEMGVLYQLRKDNPDKKFYIASRRLLCPNMKMTTLDSIIRSLETMENIITVPEEIRLKARAAVEKMIAIPRNA, from the coding sequence ATGTCCATACAGGAAAAACAGCAGCGGGTCCGTGAACTGCTCAAGGAGCGAAACGCCGTCCTGCTGGCGCACTACTATCAGCGCGATGAAGTGCAGGCCATTGCCGACTTTGCCGGCGACAGCCTTGGCCTCTCCATCGAAGCTACCAGGACCGACGCTCCGGTGATCGTCTTCGCCGGAGTGCACTTCATGGCAGAAAGCGTCTACATCCTCTCCCCTGAAAAAACCGTGATTCTGCCCGCCATACAGGCCGGCTGCCCCATGGCCGACATGATCACCAAGGAGAAACTGCTGGCCCTCAGGGATGAATATCCCGGCTATACCGTGGTCTGCTATGTGAACAGCTCGGCGGAAGTGAAAGCGTACTCCGATATCTGCTGCACCTCGGGCAATATGCTGAAGGTCATCGAGAGTATTGAAAACGACAAGATCCTCATGATTCCCGATAAGAACCTGGCCAAGTTTGCAGCGCGCCACTTTCCCGAAAAGGATATCAAGTGGTACAGCGGCTACTGCCCTACCCACGATCGCGTCAACGCGGCCGATGTGGAAGAGGTCAAGGCCCTGTATCCCGACGCCGAGGTGATTGCCCACCCCGAGTGTGCGCCGGAAGTGCTGGCCCTGGCCGATCACATCTGCTCCACCAGCGGCATGTCCCCCTACGCCCGGCAGAGCAGTGCGCGGGAATTCATCATCGCCACCGAGATGGGAGTGCTGTACCAGCTGCGCAAGGATAATCCCGACAAGAAATTTTATATTGCTTCGCGCCGCCTGCTCTGCCCCAACATGAAGATGACTACTCTGGACAGCATCATCCGCTCCCTGGAAACCATGGAGAACATCATCACGGTCCCCGAGGAGATACGCCTGAAGGCGCGGGCGGCGGTGGAAAAGATGATCGCTATCCCCCGCAACGCCTGA
- a CDS encoding ATP-dependent Clp protease ATP-binding subunit yields MFEQFTERARRIIIIARQEAARLQQGSISTEHLLLGIIKDNGGIGVNVIKRMGININILKLEIEKYLPIGRNTIMDADIPFSAQSKKVLEYAVEEAKLTNQNYVADEHILIGLMREQKGKAYDILSAMGLSLPHIREEINRVIAGRPDLDSMNRTIQSRKAPTPTLDEFGRDLTKLAAEGRLDPVIGRDSVIERVIQVLCRRTKNNPVLIGEPGVGKTAIAEGLAQRIASRDIPEILASKRLISLNLGMLVAGTKYRGQFEERMKNIMREITENDNVIIFIDEIHTLIGAGAAEGSIDASNMLKPSLSRGEIQCIGATTLAEYRKYFEKDAPLERRFQTVLVSEPSDDDTVEILKGLRERYEKHHHVRITDPAIVAAISLSTRYITNKFLPDKAIDVIDEACARARIYKVILPDNLKKMESRSQQLREEQKDAIGKQDFETAAKLRDEQEKLIIRLEKEKLEWKKEQEKIEPVIGEEDIASVVSLMTGIPLQKLQERETQKLLSLEDELHKRMVGQDEGVKAVAKAIRRSRVGLQSATKPIGAFLFLGPTGVGKTELAKSLAEHLFDNEDALVRFDMSEYMEKHSVSRLVGAPPGYVGYEEGGQLTEKVRRRPYSVILLDEIEKAHPEIFNILLQIFDDGRLTDSYGHVVDFRNTIIIMTSNAGARMIGADKQMGFGKDATRSHSVIDFDRMKENVMGEVRRIFSPELINRIDEIVVFHPLEESHLRQILHLLLETMNRRLKDRQLRLQLTDEACDFLLQKGYDKIYGARPLKRVMQKFVEDTLAEELLRGKFKNRKNLKITVENDQVKFK; encoded by the coding sequence ATGTTCGAGCAGTTCACCGAAAGAGCCAGGCGTATCATTATCATTGCCCGCCAGGAGGCCGCGCGCCTGCAGCAGGGCTCCATATCCACCGAACACCTGCTGCTGGGCATCATCAAGGACAACGGCGGCATCGGCGTCAATGTCATCAAGCGCATGGGCATCAACATCAACATCCTGAAGCTGGAGATAGAAAAATACCTGCCCATCGGCCGCAACACCATCATGGATGCCGACATCCCCTTCAGCGCCCAGTCCAAGAAGGTACTGGAGTACGCGGTGGAAGAGGCCAAACTCACCAATCAGAACTATGTGGCCGACGAACATATTCTCATCGGCCTGATGCGCGAACAGAAAGGCAAAGCCTACGATATCCTCAGCGCCATGGGCCTCTCGCTGCCCCATATCCGCGAAGAGATCAACCGCGTCATCGCCGGTCGTCCCGACCTGGACAGCATGAACCGCACCATCCAGTCCCGCAAGGCCCCCACACCCACCCTGGATGAATTTGGCCGCGACCTCACCAAACTGGCCGCCGAAGGCCGGCTTGATCCCGTGATCGGCCGCGACAGCGTCATCGAGCGGGTCATCCAGGTGCTGTGCCGCCGCACCAAAAACAACCCCGTGCTCATTGGCGAGCCCGGCGTCGGCAAAACCGCCATCGCCGAAGGCCTGGCCCAGCGCATCGCCAGCCGGGATATCCCCGAAATTCTCGCCAGCAAACGCCTTATCAGCCTGAATCTGGGCATGCTGGTGGCTGGCACCAAGTACCGGGGCCAGTTTGAAGAGCGCATGAAAAATATCATGCGCGAGATCACCGAAAACGACAATGTCATCATCTTCATTGATGAAATCCATACCCTGATCGGCGCCGGCGCGGCCGAAGGCTCCATCGACGCCTCCAACATGCTCAAACCCAGCCTCTCCCGTGGCGAAATCCAGTGCATCGGCGCCACCACCCTGGCCGAATACCGCAAGTACTTTGAAAAGGACGCCCCCCTGGAGCGACGCTTTCAGACGGTACTGGTCAGCGAACCCTCCGACGACGACACCGTGGAAATCCTCAAGGGGCTGCGGGAGCGCTACGAAAAACACCACCACGTGCGCATCACCGATCCCGCCATCGTGGCCGCCATCAGCCTTTCCACCCGCTATATCACCAACAAGTTCCTGCCCGACAAGGCCATAGACGTCATAGACGAAGCCTGCGCCCGCGCCCGCATCTACAAGGTCATCCTGCCCGACAACCTCAAGAAGATGGAGAGCCGCTCCCAGCAACTGCGCGAAGAGCAGAAGGACGCCATCGGCAAGCAGGACTTCGAAACCGCCGCCAAACTGCGTGACGAGCAGGAAAAACTCATTATCCGGCTGGAGAAGGAGAAACTGGAGTGGAAGAAGGAGCAGGAGAAGATTGAACCCGTGATCGGTGAAGAGGACATCGCCAGCGTCGTCTCACTCATGACCGGCATCCCCCTGCAAAAACTCCAGGAGCGGGAAACCCAGAAGCTGCTCTCCCTGGAAGACGAACTGCACAAGCGCATGGTGGGGCAGGACGAAGGCGTCAAAGCCGTGGCCAAGGCCATCCGCCGCAGCCGCGTCGGCCTGCAGTCTGCCACCAAGCCCATCGGCGCCTTCCTCTTCCTCGGCCCCACTGGCGTGGGCAAAACCGAACTGGCCAAATCCCTGGCCGAACACCTCTTCGACAATGAAGACGCCCTGGTGCGCTTCGATATGAGCGAATACATGGAGAAACACTCCGTCTCCCGCCTGGTAGGCGCGCCTCCGGGCTACGTGGGCTACGAAGAAGGAGGCCAGCTGACAGAAAAAGTGCGCCGCCGCCCCTACAGCGTCATCCTGCTGGATGAAATCGAAAAAGCCCACCCCGAAATCTTCAACATCCTGCTGCAGATCTTCGACGATGGCCGCCTGACCGACTCCTACGGCCACGTGGTGGATTTTCGCAACACCATCATCATCATGACCTCCAACGCCGGAGCCCGCATGATTGGAGCCGACAAGCAGATGGGCTTCGGCAAGGACGCCACCCGCTCCCACAGCGTCATCGACTTCGACCGCATGAAGGAAAACGTCATGGGTGAAGTGCGCCGCATCTTCAGCCCCGAACTCATCAACCGCATCGACGAAATCGTCGTCTTCCACCCCCTGGAAGAGAGCCACCTGCGTCAGATCCTGCACCTGCTGCTGGAAACCATGAACCGACGCCTCAAGGATCGCCAGCTGCGCCTGCAGCTGACCGACGAAGCCTGCGACTTCCTGCTGCAGAAGGGCTACGACAAAATCTACGGCGCCAGACCCCTCAAGCGGGTCATGCAGAAATTCGTGGAAGACACCCTGGCCGAAGAACTGCTGCGAGGCAAATTCAAAAACCGCAAAAACCTGAAAATCACCGTGGAAAATGACCAGGTGAAGTTCAAGTAG